A genomic window from Dechloromonas sp. A34 includes:
- the nuoN gene encoding NADH-quinone oxidoreductase subunit NuoN, translating into MFDNFVVPDLLPAAPEIFLAVMALAILMIDLLVKDSRRTVTFVLTQLTLIGCAAIQFSTSTGDIVYTFSNMFVDDLMSDLLKLFLYMTMVIVMFYSRAYVIDREAMNKGEYYVLALFATLGMMVMISANHFLTIYIGLELLSLSLYAMVAMNRDSLASTEAAMKYFVLGALASGLLLYGMSMIYGATGTLEITGVAERLYGGDVNKSVLVFGLVFLVSGLAFKLGVVPFHMWIPDVYHGAPTSVTLLIGSAPKLAAFAIVMRLLVNGLITMAADWQAMLIILSVLSMAIGNLAAIAQTNLKRMLAYSAISHMGFMLLGITTGVVSGDARYALNAYSSAMFYVIAYVLMSLGTFGMILMMARSGFEAENIDDFKGLNKRSPWFAGIMLMLMFSMAGVPFFIGFFAKFSVLQAVIAAGYIWLAIVAVLFSLIGTFYYLRVVKVMYFDAPTDDTPLTAGMDMRILISANGLAVAALGIFPQVIMSLCAYALLRSL; encoded by the coding sequence ATGTTCGACAATTTCGTTGTCCCCGATCTCCTGCCCGCCGCCCCGGAAATTTTCCTGGCGGTGATGGCCCTCGCCATTCTGATGATCGATCTCCTGGTGAAGGATAGTCGGCGCACTGTTACCTTCGTCCTGACCCAGTTGACGCTGATCGGCTGTGCCGCCATTCAGTTCTCGACCAGCACGGGAGACATCGTTTATACCTTCAGCAACATGTTCGTCGATGATCTGATGTCGGATCTGCTGAAGTTGTTCCTCTATATGACCATGGTCATCGTGATGTTCTACTCGCGGGCCTATGTCATCGACCGTGAGGCGATGAACAAGGGGGAATACTACGTTCTTGCCCTGTTCGCGACCCTGGGCATGATGGTGATGATTTCGGCCAATCATTTCCTCACCATCTACATCGGTCTCGAACTGCTCTCTTTGTCGCTTTACGCCATGGTCGCGATGAACCGCGATTCGCTGGCCTCCACCGAAGCGGCGATGAAGTATTTCGTGCTCGGCGCGCTGGCCTCCGGTCTGCTGCTCTACGGCATGTCGATGATCTACGGCGCCACCGGCACCCTCGAAATCACCGGTGTCGCCGAGCGTCTCTACGGCGGCGATGTGAACAAGTCGGTTCTGGTCTTCGGCCTGGTCTTCCTGGTCTCCGGTCTGGCTTTCAAACTGGGTGTCGTTCCGTTCCACATGTGGATTCCCGACGTCTATCACGGTGCGCCGACCTCGGTCACCCTGCTCATCGGTTCCGCACCGAAGCTGGCCGCCTTCGCCATCGTCATGCGTCTGCTGGTCAATGGCCTGATCACCATGGCTGCGGACTGGCAGGCAATGCTGATCATCCTTTCGGTCCTCTCGATGGCCATTGGAAACTTGGCGGCCATCGCCCAGACCAACCTGAAGCGCATGCTGGCTTATTCGGCAATTTCGCACATGGGCTTCATGCTGCTCGGCATCACCACCGGCGTCGTCAGTGGCGATGCTCGCTATGCCCTGAATGCCTACAGTTCGGCGATGTTCTACGTGATCGCCTACGTGCTGATGAGCCTCGGTACCTTCGGCATGATCCTGATGATGGCCCGTTCCGGTTTCGAAGCCGAGAATATCGATGACTTCAAGGGTTTGAACAAGCGCAGCCCGTGGTTCGCCGGCATCATGCTGATGTTGATGTTCTCGATGGCCGGCGTCCCGTTCTTCATCGGTTTCTTCGCCAAGTTCTCGGTGTTGCAGGCGGTCATCGCCGCCGGTTACATCTGGCTGGCCATTGTCGCCGTGCTCTTCTCGCTGATCGGTACCTTCTACTACCTGCGGGTCGTCAAGGTGATGTACTTCGATGCGCCGACCGACGATACCCCGCTGACCGCCGGCATGGACATGCGTATCCTGATTTCCGCCAACGGCTTGGCAGTCGCGGCGCTTGGTATCTTCCCACAGGTCATCATGTCGCTCTGCGCCTACGCACTGCTGCGTTCGCTCTGA